A stretch of the Capsicum annuum cultivar UCD-10X-F1 chromosome 8, UCD10Xv1.1, whole genome shotgun sequence genome encodes the following:
- the LOC107840367 gene encoding protein JINGUBANG codes for MTRKNNSMGAMLLQKESFRRTKFGTLLYSDPISDHDESNSNSARSSNASSAPSPPRTSSFYTSTTTNSPNYFMSPWNQSNSPYVKSPWIHQPLHDSSEESESSDCKNGLIGSLVREEGHIYSLAASGDLLYTGSDSKNIRVWKNLKEYSGFKCQSGLVKAIVVCGDKIFTGHQDGKIRVWKFLGKKRKAYKRVGSLPTVRDYLKSSINPKAYVEVRRNRNVPWIKHFDAVSCMSLDKERGLLYSGSWDKTLKVWRLSDSKCLESINAHQDAINSVVVGFDGLVFTGSADGTVKAWRRELVGNSAKHVLLETLLKQDNAVTSLAVNVDAATVYAGSSDGLVNFWERQKHFLEYGGALRGHKLAVLCVAVAGNLVLSGSADKSICVWRREEGGIHSCVTVLTGHNGPVKCLTVEEDSNDTEDEAPVEKKSDKYYWRVYSGSLDNSVKVWRLSEHGFSGYEEM; via the exons ATGACGAGAAAAAATAATAGTATGGGAGCAATGTTGCTACAGAAAGAGAGCTTTCGAAGAACAAAATTCGGTACCCTTTTATACTCTGATCCAATAAGTGACCACGACGAAAGCAATAGCAATTCAGCTCGAAGTAGCAATGCTTCTTCTGCTCCAAGTCCACCTAGAACATCCTCTTTTTACACCTCAACTACTACCAATTCTCCTAactatttcatgtctccatggaATCAATCAAATTCTCCTTATGTAAAATCACCCTGGATTCATCAGCCACTCCACGATTCCTCGGAAGAATCAGAATCCAGCGATTGCAAAAATGGTCTCATAGGATCTCTTGTTCGTGAAGAAGGGCATATATATTCACTAGCTGCATCTGGGGATTTGCTGTATACGGGATCAGACAGCAAAAATATTCGAGTTTGGAAGAACTTGAAGGAGTATTCCGGGTTCAAATGTCAAAGTGGATTAGTAAAAGCCATTGTTGTTTGCGGAGATAAGATCTTCACAGGACATCAAGATGGAAAAATTCGGGTGTGGAAATTTTTGGGCAAGAAGAGAAAAGCGTATAAGCGTGTTGGTAGTTTACCTACCGTAAGAGATTatttgaagagttcaattaatcCTAAAGCCTATGTTGAAGTAAGACGAAATCGGAACGTTCCTTGGATTAAGCATTTTGATGCTGTCTCTTGTATGAGTTTGGATAAAGAACGAGGATTGCTTTATTCTGGATCTTGGGATAAAACACTCAAAGTTTGGAGATTATCTGATTCGAAATGCCTCGAATCTATCAATGCTCATCAAGATGCTATTAATTCTGTCGTCGTTGGATTTGACGGGTTGGTTTTCACTGGCTCAGCAGACGGGACGGTTAAAGCTTGGAGAAGAGAATTAGTTGGGAATAGTGCAAAACATGTCCTCCTGGAAACACTGTTGAAACAGGACAATGCTGTTACTTCGTTGGCCGTAAATGTTGATGCAGCAACG GTGTATGCCGGATCCTCTGATGGACTAGTGAATTTCTGGGAGCGACAGAAGCATTTTTTAGAGTACGGAGGTGCGCTGAGGGGTCATAAATTAGCGGTACTGTGCGTTGCTGTTGCTGGTAATCTTGTATTGAGTGGATCAGCTGACAAGTCCATATGTGTGTGGAGAAGGGAAGAGGGCGGTATTCACAGTTGCGTAACGGTGTTAACAGGACACAACGGCCCCGTTAAGTGCTTGACAGTCGAAGAAGATTCAAATGACACTGAAGATGAAGCTCCGGTGGAGAAGAAAAGTGACAAATATTATTGGAGGGTGTATAGTGGGAGTTTGGACAATTCCGTTAAGGTCTGGAGACTATCTGAGCACGGATTTAGTGGCTACGAGGAGATGTGA